A window from Flavobacterium gyeonganense encodes these proteins:
- a CDS encoding PAS domain-containing protein gives MIHTNQDFLAKGGEMGELIRAKDWSKTLVGPVEKWPQSLKTTLGTLLNSKFPMFLFWGSEHICFYNDAYRPSLGNEGKHPFILGEKGADFWPEIWGFIKPLIDNVLINGEATWHEDQLLPIYRNGKMEDVYWTFSYSPVNDESGKPAGVLVICNETTDKVNLVKKLEESNKRYLNNILQTPNAMCIFRGKEYVVEIANARMLEIWERKEHEVINRPIFQALPEAAGQGLEAILNNVYTNGETFRDYELPVRLTRNGKIENTFINVVYEPLKEPDGTISGIVAIANDVTTQVSARNKVEESEKKFRNTIKQVPVGIAILKGNDLVVETANDTYLKIIDKSKDKILDKPLFEAVPEARKTVYPLLSKVYKDGTPYYTDELAVTLNRHGKEELGYFNLVFYPLKEENDEITGVITVCYEVTEAVKSRHLLAESEKAFRKFVMESPLAMTIFREKTMSLK, from the coding sequence ATGATTCACACTAATCAGGATTTCCTGGCAAAAGGCGGGGAAATGGGAGAATTAATAAGGGCTAAAGACTGGAGTAAAACTTTAGTTGGTCCTGTTGAGAAATGGCCACAAAGTCTAAAAACAACACTTGGCACACTTTTAAATTCGAAATTCCCTATGTTTTTATTCTGGGGATCTGAACATATTTGTTTTTATAATGATGCTTATCGCCCAAGCCTCGGAAATGAGGGAAAACATCCTTTTATTTTAGGTGAGAAAGGAGCTGATTTCTGGCCTGAAATCTGGGGCTTCATAAAACCTCTTATTGACAACGTGCTTATAAATGGAGAAGCAACCTGGCATGAAGATCAATTGCTGCCCATTTACAGAAACGGAAAAATGGAAGATGTATACTGGACTTTCAGTTACAGCCCGGTAAACGACGAATCAGGTAAACCGGCAGGTGTTTTAGTTATTTGCAATGAAACAACAGATAAAGTCAATCTGGTCAAAAAATTAGAAGAAAGCAACAAACGTTATCTTAATAACATTCTTCAGACACCAAATGCAATGTGTATTTTTAGAGGCAAGGAATATGTTGTTGAAATAGCCAATGCACGTATGCTGGAAATTTGGGAAAGAAAGGAACATGAAGTTATAAACAGACCTATTTTTCAGGCACTTCCGGAAGCTGCAGGTCAGGGACTGGAGGCTATTTTAAACAATGTATATACAAATGGTGAAACTTTCAGGGATTATGAACTCCCGGTACGATTAACAAGAAATGGTAAGATTGAAAACACTTTTATAAATGTTGTTTATGAACCTTTAAAAGAGCCTGACGGAACTATCTCTGGAATTGTAGCCATTGCAAATGATGTTACTACACAGGTTTCTGCCCGAAATAAAGTAGAAGAAAGTGAAAAAAAATTCAGGAATACTATAAAACAGGTTCCTGTTGGAATCGCAATTTTAAAAGGAAACGATTTAGTAGTAGAAACAGCAAACGACACCTACCTTAAGATTATTGATAAAAGTAAGGATAAAATTCTGGACAAGCCGCTTTTTGAAGCAGTACCGGAAGCAAGAAAAACAGTTTATCCTTTACTTTCAAAAGTTTATAAAGATGGAACACCTTATTATACGGATGAACTTGCGGTAACTTTAAACCGTCATGGCAAGGAAGAATTAGGTTATTTTAATTTGGTTTTCTATCCTTTAAAGGAAGAAAATGATGAGATTACCGGAGTTATTACTGTTTGCTATGAAGTAACAGAAGCTGTAAAATCACGTCATCTTTTGGCAGAAAGTGAAAAAGCATTCCGGAAATTTGTAATGGAATCACCGCTAGCCATGACGATCTTCAGGGAGAAAACCATGTCATTGAAATAG
- a CDS encoding SemiSWEET family sugar transporter — protein sequence MNYIDLIGLFAGICVTISVIPQIIKVWKTKKVKQISLLTFGVLTFGIAIWVVYGILKKDLPVIVTNSVSLFLNLIMVYFLIYYEKEQ from the coding sequence ATGAATTACATTGATCTGATTGGTCTTTTTGCGGGTATTTGCGTAACCATTTCGGTAATTCCACAAATTATAAAGGTCTGGAAAACAAAAAAGGTAAAGCAAATTTCACTGCTTACCTTTGGCGTCCTGACATTTGGAATCGCTATATGGGTTGTTTACGGGATTTTGAAAAAAGATTTGCCTGTAATCGTTACGAATAGTGTTTCTTTGTTCTTAAATTTAATTATGGTTTATTTCCTAATTTACTACGAAAAAGAACAATAA
- a CDS encoding SDR family oxidoreductase, producing MKKIKIFPEQKQNLPGNEHLMNPEPEIIKENYNGSGKLLGKVAFITGGDSGIGRSVAVHFAREGANIAIVYLKEDKDAQKTKELIEKEGQQCLLISGDLKDEKFCKSAIKSCVKTFSKINIIVNNAAVQFPQNELEKITAAQLQKTFETNIYPYFYITKAALPFLDKGDSIINTSSVTAYRGSEHLLDYSSTKGAILTFTRSLSTMLAKRQIRVNGVAPGPIWTPLIVATFDKVSDFGKDNPMGRAGQPSEVGPAYVFLASEDSSYITGQFIHINGGELVGG from the coding sequence ATGAAAAAGATAAAAATATTTCCTGAACAAAAACAAAATTTGCCAGGAAACGAACATTTGATGAATCCTGAACCAGAAATTATTAAAGAAAATTATAATGGAAGCGGAAAACTTTTGGGAAAAGTAGCCTTTATAACCGGAGGTGACAGTGGAATTGGGCGAAGTGTTGCAGTTCATTTTGCCAGAGAAGGTGCTAACATAGCTATTGTTTATCTCAAAGAGGATAAAGATGCTCAAAAAACAAAAGAGCTTATTGAGAAAGAAGGTCAGCAATGCCTGCTAATAAGTGGTGATCTGAAAGATGAAAAATTCTGTAAAAGCGCCATAAAAAGCTGTGTAAAAACTTTTAGTAAAATAAACATAATTGTAAACAACGCAGCAGTTCAGTTTCCTCAGAATGAACTTGAAAAGATTACTGCAGCACAACTTCAAAAAACATTCGAGACCAACATTTACCCCTATTTTTATATTACTAAAGCCGCTTTACCCTTTTTAGATAAAGGTGACAGCATTATAAATACAAGTTCGGTTACGGCTTACAGAGGAAGCGAACATCTTTTGGATTATTCGAGTACAAAAGGTGCCATTCTAACTTTCACCAGATCATTGTCAACCATGCTGGCAAAAAGGCAAATCAGGGTTAACGGAGTGGCTCCCGGACCTATCTGGACACCGTTGATTGTTGCAACATTCGATAAGGTTTCTGATTTTGGAAAAGACAATCCAATGGGGCGTGCAGGTCAGCCGTCTGAAGTTGGTCCGGCTTATGTTTTTTTAGCTTCTGAGGACAGCAGTTACATTACCGGCCAATTTATTCACATTAACGGCGGTGAACTTGTGGGAGGCTAA
- a CDS encoding hybrid sensor histidine kinase/response regulator, protein MDVDTAESGEEALKKILQINYSLIIMDVQMPGLDGFEVVKILSGNKKTKDIPVIFLSALNIEKKYIFKGYETGAVEYITKPVDSDLLILKVKTFLKIYEQQNQLREMKELLSKEIKIRKEAQDNLEIKITERTKELIIKNEELELKNHELQQFAWVVSHDLNEPIRKIQIFIKIIKDLYLAKDDKAVDYVNRTIKSAERMQTLITDLLAYSRLSAKVQPEKTDLNEVLQEVLSDFDYLIERKNATIKTNVLPTIDSIPSQLRQVFQNLIGNALKFSNNTENPIIEITSELIETKDFDAKPSPNGDYCRITVKDNGIGFDEIYLDRIFIIFQSLNDRQSYEGTGIGLAIAKKIIEKHNGLITAKSQIGKGASFIMVLPLEYQEIK, encoded by the coding sequence ATCGATGTAGACACCGCAGAATCAGGTGAAGAGGCATTAAAGAAAATTTTACAGATAAATTATTCCCTCATCATAATGGATGTTCAGATGCCTGGACTGGATGGTTTTGAGGTAGTGAAAATCCTTTCCGGAAATAAAAAAACAAAAGATATTCCTGTTATTTTTCTTTCAGCACTTAATATAGAAAAAAAATATATTTTTAAAGGTTATGAAACCGGTGCAGTAGAATATATTACGAAGCCGGTTGACTCTGATTTGCTGATTTTAAAAGTAAAAACATTCCTAAAGATTTACGAACAGCAGAATCAGTTAAGAGAAATGAAAGAGCTTCTGTCTAAAGAAATCAAAATCAGAAAAGAAGCGCAGGATAACCTGGAAATAAAAATTACAGAAAGAACCAAAGAATTAATAATAAAGAACGAAGAACTGGAACTTAAAAACCATGAGCTTCAGCAGTTTGCATGGGTAGTTTCACATGATTTGAATGAGCCAATCCGAAAGATTCAGATTTTTATTAAAATCATTAAAGATTTATATCTTGCCAAAGATGATAAAGCGGTTGATTATGTGAACCGAACTATTAAATCAGCTGAAAGAATGCAGACGTTAATCACTGATTTACTGGCTTATTCAAGGTTATCTGCAAAGGTACAGCCTGAAAAAACAGATTTAAATGAAGTTTTGCAAGAAGTGCTTTCTGATTTTGATTATCTGATCGAGCGTAAAAACGCTACAATAAAAACAAATGTACTTCCAACTATAGACAGTATTCCGAGCCAGCTGAGGCAGGTTTTCCAAAATTTGATCGGAAATGCCCTTAAGTTTTCTAATAATACCGAAAATCCGATAATCGAAATCACTTCAGAATTGATTGAAACCAAAGATTTCGATGCAAAACCTTCTCCAAACGGAGACTATTGCCGTATCACTGTAAAAGATAACGGAATTGGTTTTGATGAAATTTACCTGGACAGGATTTTTATCATTTTTCAGAGCCTTAATGATCGTCAAAGCTATGAAGGAACAGGTATTGGACTTGCAATTGCAAAAAAAATAATCGAAAAACATAACGGACTAATTACTGCCAAAAGCCAAATAGGCAAAGGGGCAAGCTTTATTATGGTTTTACCTTTAGAATATCAGGAAATAAAATAA
- a CDS encoding CHASE3 domain-containing protein, with protein MKQNNFKRNLLISSLVSLFILMISSTASFLSIRNLLNSNYWVNHTQEVIYNLNEGISILTDAQTSMRGYLITGNEQFLDHYNDAEKRSDKIFGIMDELTQDNPSQQRNLKEVKERTNVFYKYLHNLVVKKRLGGQTATFDLNEGKKMMDELRAYYKSIENTEQVLLKERNANSQRYGNYSFILIIAAFIIAFIITIMFLLRILKDYNERSFLQEELEKKDRETAERIHAISTVASNISQGNYDIRVDDTNSDALGSVGESLNSMGISLKSSFDLLSQKEWLQTGIAQLNNVMIGDKELETLSKDVIEFLCQYTKSSAGVIYSTEGDELYAISGYSYLPNKSREHIKKGEGLIGQCVASRKILELKSFSENDVQITYALGEIKPKHIVAVPLIDTKIEGAFELANVKEFTEIDLEFLQTVSNNIAIAIKSTRNRKRVLELLEETQAQSEELRIQHSELEAMNAELETQTEKLQASEEELRVQQEELEQTNEELSERSVLLEERNTEIQKKSEALELTTRYKSEFLANMSHELRTPLNSILLLSRLLAENNNKSMNSEEIEFAKVIQSSGNSLLGLIDEILDLSKIEAGKMELEFLDVSTKEITDNLSNLFSVVAKEKKIDFEIIAKDAPVVIKTDKMRLEQILKNLISNAIKFTEKGSVSLEIKLNDDDDKIICFIVKDTGIGIPLDKQPLIFEAFQQADGSTKRKYGGTGLGLSISRELAKLLKGEIILHSKVNEGSTFTLCLPVFGSEIKK; from the coding sequence ATGAAGCAAAACAACTTTAAAAGAAATTTATTAATCAGCTCATTAGTTTCTTTATTTATATTAATGATAAGCTCTACAGCTTCATTTTTAAGTATAAGAAACCTTTTAAACAGCAACTACTGGGTAAATCACACTCAGGAAGTGATTTATAATCTTAATGAAGGTATATCAATACTTACCGATGCCCAGACCAGTATGCGGGGTTATTTAATAACCGGAAACGAACAGTTTCTGGACCATTACAATGATGCCGAAAAAAGATCGGATAAGATTTTTGGCATAATGGACGAACTCACACAAGATAATCCTTCCCAGCAAAGAAACCTAAAAGAAGTAAAGGAACGTACAAATGTTTTTTACAAATACCTTCACAATCTGGTGGTAAAAAAACGACTGGGCGGACAAACTGCTACTTTTGATCTGAACGAAGGAAAGAAAATGATGGATGAACTTCGTGCGTACTACAAAAGCATTGAAAATACTGAACAGGTACTTTTAAAGGAACGAAATGCCAATTCTCAGCGATATGGTAACTATAGTTTTATTTTAATTATTGCAGCTTTCATAATCGCTTTTATTATAACGATAATGTTCTTGCTGCGTATTTTAAAAGATTATAATGAACGTTCTTTTCTTCAGGAAGAGTTAGAAAAAAAGGACAGGGAAACTGCTGAAAGAATTCACGCAATAAGTACAGTTGCATCTAATATTTCACAGGGCAATTACGATATAAGGGTCGATGATACAAACTCTGATGCATTAGGTAGCGTTGGAGAGTCTTTAAACAGTATGGGGATTTCCTTAAAATCATCTTTTGATTTATTGTCTCAAAAAGAATGGCTGCAAACCGGTATTGCCCAGCTAAATAATGTGATGATTGGAGATAAGGAACTCGAAACACTATCGAAAGACGTTATTGAATTTTTATGCCAATATACGAAAAGCAGTGCTGGCGTTATTTATTCAACAGAAGGTGATGAATTGTATGCAATTTCGGGTTACAGTTATCTTCCCAACAAAAGCAGGGAACATATCAAGAAGGGAGAGGGATTGATTGGGCAATGTGTGGCTTCAAGAAAAATACTGGAATTAAAATCCTTTTCTGAAAATGATGTTCAGATTACCTATGCCCTTGGTGAAATAAAACCTAAACATATTGTTGCTGTCCCTTTAATTGATACCAAAATTGAAGGTGCTTTTGAATTAGCAAACGTAAAAGAGTTTACTGAAATTGATTTAGAATTTCTACAGACTGTTTCTAATAATATAGCGATTGCCATAAAATCAACCCGAAACAGAAAACGTGTTTTGGAACTTCTCGAGGAAACCCAGGCACAATCAGAAGAGTTAAGAATTCAGCATAGTGAATTGGAAGCTATGAACGCCGAATTAGAAACCCAGACTGAAAAGCTACAGGCTTCAGAAGAAGAATTAAGGGTGCAGCAGGAGGAGCTGGAACAGACTAATGAAGAACTATCAGAACGAAGTGTGTTATTAGAAGAAAGAAATACTGAAATTCAGAAAAAATCTGAAGCATTGGAACTTACCACACGTTACAAGTCGGAGTTTTTAGCAAATATGTCACATGAGTTAAGGACTCCTTTGAATTCTATTTTGCTCTTAAGCCGCTTATTAGCTGAGAATAACAACAAAAGCATGAATTCCGAAGAAATTGAGTTTGCTAAAGTGATTCAGAGTTCAGGAAACAGTTTGTTAGGCTTAATTGATGAAATCCTGGATTTATCTAAAATTGAAGCCGGTAAAATGGAACTAGAATTTTTAGATGTTTCAACCAAAGAAATAACAGACAATCTGTCAAATTTATTTTCAGTAGTAGCAAAAGAAAAAAAGATAGACTTTGAAATCATCGCCAAAGATGCACCTGTAGTTATAAAAACCGACAAAATGCGTTTGGAGCAAATCCTTAAAAATCTAATTTCAAATGCAATTAAATTTACAGAAAAAGGATCTGTAAGTTTAGAAATCAAGTTGAATGACGACGATGATAAAATAATCTGTTTTATTGTAAAAGATACCGGAATCGGGATACCATTGGATAAGCAGCCATTGATTTTTGAAGCTTTCCAACAGGCAGACGGCTCTACGAAAAGAAAATATGGCGGAACCGGTTTAGGTCTTTCAATAAGCAGGGAACTGGCCAAATTGCTTAAAGGAGAAATTATTTTGCATAGTAAAGTAAACGAGGGAAGTACTTTTACCCTATGCCTTCCTGTTTTTGGTTCCGAAATAAAAAAATAA
- a CDS encoding response regulator: protein MPSCFWFRNKKITVEKTPPIEIEPNETANAENQKNKYISTVIPDEIEDDRNSISQDDKVILIVEDDINFAKSLLTFTREKGYKGVVAVRGDYAVNFALIYKPIGVLLDIELPVKSGWEILEELKNNSQTKHIPVHIMSSHKLKQESLLKGAVDFLDKPVAFEKIPDVFMRIEHIISKEAQKVLIIEDNPKHAKALAYFLGSNNINSEIKSEVSEGLKALDKSDVDCVILDMGIPDKQAYEILDGVKKSPGLENLPVIVFTGKSLSLKEEVKIKKYADSIIVKTAHSYQRMLDEVSLFLHLVEENKGSEGKKENHKKLNLLNNILFDKTVLIVDDDVRNIYSLTKALEVFKMNVITAFDGKEAIKVLEENPNTDIVLLDMMMPNMDGYETAEKIRSNPKYLTLPLIAVTAKAMTGDREKCIRAGASDYITKPVDIDQLLSLLRVWLYDKV from the coding sequence ATGCCTTCCTGTTTTTGGTTCCGAAATAAAAAAATAACAGTCGAAAAAACACCTCCAATAGAAATTGAACCAAATGAAACTGCTAATGCAGAAAATCAGAAAAATAAATATATCAGTACTGTTATCCCGGATGAAATCGAAGATGACCGAAATTCTATTTCACAGGATGATAAAGTTATTTTGATTGTTGAAGACGATATCAATTTTGCAAAATCATTGTTAACATTTACCAGAGAAAAAGGATATAAAGGAGTTGTTGCTGTAAGAGGAGATTATGCCGTGAATTTTGCTCTGATCTATAAACCAATCGGTGTGTTGCTGGATATAGAATTGCCTGTAAAAAGCGGATGGGAAATTTTGGAAGAACTTAAAAACAACTCCCAAACCAAACATATTCCGGTTCATATTATGTCCTCACATAAACTAAAACAGGAAAGTTTACTAAAAGGTGCTGTTGATTTTCTGGATAAACCGGTAGCTTTTGAAAAAATCCCTGACGTTTTTATGCGAATAGAACATATCATCAGTAAAGAGGCCCAAAAAGTGCTGATTATTGAGGATAATCCTAAACATGCCAAAGCTTTGGCTTACTTTTTAGGAAGTAATAATATCAATTCTGAAATTAAGAGTGAAGTTTCTGAAGGATTAAAAGCACTTGATAAAAGTGACGTAGACTGCGTAATTTTAGATATGGGAATTCCTGACAAACAGGCTTATGAAATCCTGGATGGCGTTAAAAAAAGCCCCGGCTTAGAAAATCTTCCTGTAATCGTGTTTACCGGAAAAAGCTTATCCCTTAAAGAAGAAGTAAAAATTAAAAAATATGCAGATTCTATAATCGTTAAAACGGCACATTCCTATCAGAGAATGCTCGACGAGGTATCCCTTTTCCTGCATTTGGTTGAAGAAAATAAAGGTTCGGAAGGCAAAAAGGAAAACCATAAAAAACTGAATTTACTGAATAATATTTTATTTGATAAAACGGTTTTAATCGTAGATGATGACGTTCGTAATATCTATTCGTTGACAAAAGCGCTTGAAGTATTTAAAATGAATGTAATAACTGCATTTGATGGTAAGGAAGCTATAAAAGTGCTTGAAGAAAATCCAAATACTGACATTGTTTTACTGGACATGATGATGCCAAATATGGATGGATATGAAACAGCAGAAAAAATACGAAGCAACCCAAAATATTTAACTTTGCCATTAATTGCAGTTACAGCAAAAGCGATGACTGGAGACCGCGAAAAATGTATTAGGGCAGGAGCTTCAGATTATATCACGAAGCCAGTAGATATTGACCAGCTGCTTTCATTGCTGCGAGTGTGGCTCTATGATAAAGTTTAA
- a CDS encoding response regulator — protein sequence MDKKRLLIVDDDSRNIFALENTLRAKSFECLSCLSAEEALKILNSDENIDAVLIDMMMPEMDGYEAIPLIKNIPSHESTFVVAVTAQAMNGDKEKCLEAGADDYISKPVDVDKLLLMLSRI from the coding sequence ATGGATAAAAAAAGGCTTTTGATTGTGGATGATGATTCCAGAAATATTTTTGCTTTAGAAAATACGCTCCGTGCCAAATCATTTGAGTGTTTATCATGCCTGAGTGCAGAGGAAGCTTTAAAAATATTAAATTCGGATGAAAATATAGATGCTGTTTTAATTGATATGATGATGCCTGAAATGGATGGTTATGAAGCTATTCCTTTGATAAAGAATATACCTTCGCACGAATCAACTTTTGTTGTAGCAGTTACCGCTCAGGCAATGAATGGAGATAAAGAAAAATGTTTAGAGGCTGGTGCAGATGATTATATTTCTAAACCAGTTGATGTGGATAAATTGCTTTTGATGTTAAGCAGAATTTAG
- a CDS encoding CheR family methyltransferase: protein MIEDIELETFINEVYEYYGFDFGSYSRASLKRRVNRIYQLDGFIHFGEFLSKVRYDPDYFKHVIDEITVNVTEMFRDPAFYTVIRNQVLPLLGTKPFIRLWHAGCSTGEEVYSMAILLKEAGLLHKSLIYATDINAKVLDSAKKGIFPLRMMKEYSENYRDSGGKEDFSSYYTANYGIAKFNEELSQKMVFSQHNLVSDTSFNEFDVIFCRNVLIYFDNDLQKRAISLFDDSLAVLGFLALGTKETIKYSISPGKYKQLDREKIWRKIK, encoded by the coding sequence ATGATAGAAGATATCGAATTAGAAACCTTTATAAATGAAGTGTATGAATATTATGGTTTTGATTTTGGTAGTTATTCAAGAGCTTCTTTAAAAAGACGCGTAAACAGAATATATCAATTGGATGGTTTTATTCATTTTGGTGAATTTTTATCTAAGGTCAGATACGATCCTGACTATTTCAAGCATGTTATTGATGAAATTACAGTAAATGTTACCGAAATGTTTCGGGACCCTGCATTTTATACTGTAATCCGTAATCAGGTTCTCCCTTTATTAGGTACAAAGCCTTTTATTCGTTTATGGCATGCAGGATGTTCTACGGGTGAAGAAGTGTATTCAATGGCCATTTTATTAAAGGAAGCAGGACTACTGCATAAATCCCTAATTTATGCTACAGATATAAATGCAAAGGTCCTTGATTCAGCCAAAAAAGGAATCTTTCCATTGAGAATGATGAAGGAGTATTCAGAGAATTACCGCGACTCAGGAGGAAAAGAAGATTTTTCGAGTTATTATACGGCCAATTATGGTATTGCAAAATTTAATGAAGAACTATCCCAAAAAATGGTTTTTTCACAGCATAATTTAGTTTCTGACACTTCATTTAATGAATTTGATGTAATTTTTTGTCGTAATGTCCTGATTTATTTTGATAATGATTTACAAAAAAGGGCAATTAGCTTATTTGATGATAGTCTGGCAGTTTTGGGGTTTTTAGCTTTGGGTACAAAAGAAACCATAAAGTATTCCATATCTCCAGGTAAGTACAAACAATTAGATAGGGAAAAAATATGGAGAAAAATCAAATAA
- a CDS encoding chemotaxis protein CheB: MEKNQINPDFKVVIIGGSAGSLNALMQILPQLSVIKSFAIVIVVHRKSTDEQTFEELIEIKSPVKVKKVEDKVALIPGFIYIAPSNYHLLFEKNHTLSLDTSEKVNYSRPSIDVSFESAAEIYKEQLTGILLSGSNSDGTEGLKAIKNQGGTIIVQNPDSADMPFMPNHAIQNTVPDYVLNVQEILKFILSIDN; encoded by the coding sequence ATGGAGAAAAATCAAATAAATCCAGATTTTAAAGTTGTAATTATAGGAGGCTCAGCCGGAAGTTTAAATGCGCTAATGCAAATCTTACCTCAGTTGTCTGTTATAAAATCTTTTGCTATTGTAATTGTTGTGCATCGTAAAAGTACAGATGAGCAAACTTTTGAAGAACTGATTGAAATAAAATCACCTGTTAAAGTAAAAAAGGTTGAAGATAAAGTAGCATTAATACCCGGATTTATTTATATAGCTCCGTCAAATTATCATTTATTATTTGAAAAAAATCACACACTGTCACTTGATACTTCTGAAAAAGTAAATTACAGCAGACCAAGTATTGATGTGTCGTTTGAATCAGCTGCTGAGATATATAAAGAACAGCTGACAGGGATTTTATTGTCTGGTTCAAATTCTGACGGCACAGAAGGATTAAAAGCAATTAAAAATCAAGGAGGAACTATAATTGTCCAGAATCCGGATTCTGCTGACATGCCATTTATGCCCAATCACGCTATCCAGAATACAGTGCCAGATTATGTTTTAAATGTTCAGGAGATATTAAAGTTTATCCTTTCGATAGATAACTAA
- a CDS encoding diphthine--ammonia ligase, giving the protein MSTPKKALFNWSSGKDSALTLYKILQNPDYKIEYLLTSVNQQYQRISMHGVRTELLQAQAKSLGLPLKIMQIPEMPTMEVYENVMTETLSGLKKEGITHSVFGDIFLEDLRKYREDKLAEMGFEGVFPIWKIPTSDLIQEFIRLGFKTIVVCVNERYLDKSFVGRIIDQDFINDLPEDVDVCGENGEFHTFTFEGPIFSETINFEIGEMVYRKYENPKTESSNTVCDTSATDAFDYGFWYIDLIKKS; this is encoded by the coding sequence GTGTCAACACCTAAAAAAGCCTTATTCAACTGGAGCAGCGGGAAAGATTCTGCTCTCACTTTATATAAAATTCTTCAGAACCCTGATTATAAAATTGAATATTTGTTAACTAGTGTCAATCAGCAATATCAACGAATTTCAATGCATGGTGTCCGCACAGAATTACTCCAAGCACAGGCTAAAAGTCTTGGTTTGCCTTTGAAAATAATGCAGATTCCGGAAATGCCAACGATGGAAGTATATGAAAATGTCATGACTGAAACTTTATCCGGATTAAAAAAAGAGGGTATTACACATTCTGTTTTTGGGGATATTTTTCTGGAAGATTTACGAAAATACCGTGAAGACAAATTAGCTGAAATGGGCTTTGAAGGCGTTTTCCCAATCTGGAAAATCCCGACTTCTGATTTGATTCAGGAATTTATCCGTTTAGGTTTTAAAACAATTGTGGTTTGTGTTAATGAACGTTATCTGGACAAAAGTTTTGTTGGTCGAATCATAGACCAGGATTTTATAAATGATTTACCTGAAGATGTTGATGTTTGTGGCGAAAATGGTGAATTTCATACTTTTACTTTTGAAGGCCCTATTTTCTCAGAAACTATCAATTTCGAAATTGGTGAAATGGTATATCGCAAATATGAAAACCCAAAGACAGAATCCAGTAATACCGTGTGCGACACCAGTGCAACAGATGCCTTTGATTATGGATTTTGGTACATTGATTTAATAAAGAAAAGTTAG